A single genomic interval of Orcinus orca chromosome 19, mOrcOrc1.1, whole genome shotgun sequence harbors:
- the LOC101282489 gene encoding LOW QUALITY PROTEIN: ATP-binding cassette sub-family A member 10 (The sequence of the model RefSeq protein was modified relative to this genomic sequence to represent the inferred CDS: inserted 2 bases in 1 codon), with product MINYIFLHMAGRTIVGTPDEETMDIVLAKNYSEMVGIVFNDTHSYWLKFSWGHRIPVMREHFEYSEHCWAMRDEIFCSLTTYWQRGFVAFQTTINAAVIEVTTNRSVMEELTSVIGINISIPPFISNEETTNGWFIFIRVVYFSPFVYXSLNITKE from the exons atgattaattatatttttttacacaTGGCAGGAAGAACAATCGTTGGGACTCCTGATGAAGAAACCATGGACATAGTACTTGCAAAAAACTACTCGGAAATGGTGGGAATTGTGTTTAATGATACTCACTCATATTGGCTGAAGTTTAGCTGGGGACATAGAATCCCAGTTATGAGAGAACACTTTGAATACTCAG aACATTGCTGGGCTATGCGtgatgaaattttttgttccttgACAACATACTGGCAAAGAGGGTTTGTGGCTTTTCAAACCACAATTAATGCTGCAGTTATAGAA GTCACAACAAATCGTTCTGTGATGGAAGAGTTGACATCAGTTATTGGAATAAATATCAGTATACCCCCTTTCATTTCTAATGAAGAAACTACAAATGGATGGTTTATTTTTATTCGTGTAGTTTATTTCTCCCCTTTTGTATA ATCATTAAACAttacaaaggaatga